The Psychromonas sp. MME1 genome window below encodes:
- a CDS encoding SDR family NAD(P)-dependent oxidoreductase — MSNTENTNNSASLVDEQFHSRLQETPIAIVGMASVFAESKNLSQFWDNIVESVNGIQDVPEDRWAIDDYYSSDKKEADKSYCKRGGFLPEIDFDPMEFGLPPNILELTDITQLMSLVVARDVLADAGIADEASFDRDKMGIILGVGGGQKQGGQLMSRLQGPVLDKVLAASGVNGADREIIIDKFKKAYIPWEENSFPGMLGNVIAGRIANRFNLGGTNCVVDAACAGSLAAIKMAVSDLLEHRSEMMISGGICCDNSPFMYMSFSKTPAFTDGDDIRPFDEKSNGMMIGEGVGMVALKRLADAERDGDKIYAVIKGIGSSSDGRFKSIYAPRPEGQLKALKRAYADAGFDAKTCGLIEAHGTGTKAGDAAEFSGLNLLFSENNEHKQHIALGSVKSQVGHTKAAAGTAGLIKAALALHHKVLPATINVDKPNQNLNIENTPLYINNETRPWMPRVDGVKRRAGISSFGFGGTNFHFVLEEYRATQTEPYRLNVVPETILVSAQSRAALISKLTQWAKKLDTDQDAAQFVFNALVEENPCTTPAQELARCGFAAKNSQQAKAAIEQIVKRFATDNSQAWSLPTGIYYRESALESAGKVVSLFSGQGSQYLNMGRELVCNFPPMLATMAEMDKAFSQAGREELSHCLYPIPVFSEQQRQEQQRLLQQTQFAQPAIGAFSMGLYKTMQQAGFKSDFAAGHSFGELTALWAAGVVSDADYMRLARSRGEAMAAPLDNDFDAGTMIAVVGDPDLIADAIKAFADITIANYNANNQVVVAGATAQIASATSALQAQGFKVVALPVSGAFHTQLVNHAQQPFAEVIDSVEFHSPVIPVFSNGTAQLHENDGDAIKQSLKNHILQSVRFKEEIDNIYSAGGRIFVEFGPKNVLSRLVDNILADKDDVTTIAINSNPKQSADLQLRLAALQMAVLGLPLTTIDPYNAVARPTVAPKKSPLAMKLSGAAYVSPKAKQAFSDALNDGWQITSAAQQEKVVVKEVIVEKVVEKIVYVNADGTPFETSETTHANNSELVKSVEQSVAALIHQQSQLLDVHQEFMQGPQEYAKTYQDLLLIQSGTQALPESLDKTLSMYHQYQSETLRVHESYLNSQTENMQKVLAELPSVTASDNIGVAHTVNSTSAKVHSVEPVVNNSATLSIAEQLAKTHSTIINVTPTVTPVVAEPVAPVIDTKAIENVMLAVVADKTGYPVEMLELSMDMEADLGIDSIKRVEILGAVQDEITDLPELNPEALAELRTLAEIVDYMNECAGTVAVNATVAAPQTAASIDSDKIQSVMLAVVADKTGYPVEMLELSMDMEADLGIDSIKRVEILGAVQDEIADLPELNAEALAELRTLAEIVDYMNQCAGTIAVNATVAAPQTATAIDSDKIQSVMLAVVADKTGYPVEMLELSMDMEADLGIDSIKRVEILGAVQDEITDLPELNAEALAELRTLAEIVAYMNQCAGSVAVNATVAAPQTAASIDSDKIQSVMLSVVADKTGYPVEMLELSMDMEADLGIDSIKRVEILGAVQDEITDLPELNAEALAELRTLAEIVAYMNQCAGSVAVNATVAAPQTAASIDSDKIQSVMLSVVADKTGYPVEMLELSMDMEADLGIDSIKRVEILGAVQDEITDLPELNAEALAEQRTLADIVAYMAAVSGAGDTPKQPLLAKIDEQLDRRVNDFQPAPSAIVTVKHLAPVNKIESNVNGENLLLVDDGEGCTVRLAEQLTQLGWAVTLLQPAWVKATSTKSFVDKVIVMPLEELSEQEVSAILATQTSWTSVIYLHPKQAIAGLEYPEKSKQGLQLAFLLAKLSGLAQNNHNDTRSSFVVLTRQGGAFGVDENELDADLVQSGLTGLVKTLNHEWPRVFCRAIDIATKFSGDKVAKLIIEELNDSDCSHVEVGFNHNGRLTLVAESTDSYALNSGNSIDQNSLFLVSGGAKGVTAHCVIRLAQKYRAKFILLGRSHYQSEEPTWANDVLDEVELKKAAMQAIIATGEKATPNSVAALVKPILANREIKQTLQAIDDAGGLAEYVSADVTDAHSVMDAVSPITDLWGDISGIIHGAGVLADKLIEQKTLADFDAVYRTKIDGLLSLLACCDEDKLQHLVLFSSAAGFYGNPGQSDYAIANDILNKTAYRFKALHPTAQVLSFNWGPWDGGMVTAELKRMFNDRGVIYSTGCRG; from the coding sequence ATGTCAAACACAGAAAATACGAACAATAGCGCGTCCCTTGTTGATGAGCAGTTTCATTCTCGTTTACAAGAGACGCCGATAGCAATTGTTGGTATGGCCTCGGTTTTTGCAGAGAGTAAAAACCTTTCCCAATTTTGGGATAATATTGTCGAGTCGGTGAATGGTATTCAAGATGTGCCAGAAGACCGTTGGGCAATCGATGATTATTACTCCAGTGATAAAAAGGAAGCGGATAAAAGCTATTGTAAGCGCGGTGGTTTTTTACCTGAAATTGATTTTGACCCAATGGAATTTGGTCTGCCGCCGAATATTTTAGAACTAACGGATATTACCCAGTTGATGTCGTTAGTCGTGGCACGCGATGTCTTAGCCGATGCGGGAATTGCCGATGAAGCGAGTTTCGACCGCGATAAAATGGGCATTATATTAGGCGTTGGCGGCGGTCAGAAACAGGGCGGGCAATTGATGTCTCGCTTGCAAGGTCCTGTTTTAGATAAAGTGTTGGCGGCTTCTGGCGTTAATGGCGCGGATCGTGAAATCATTATTGATAAATTTAAGAAAGCCTATATTCCGTGGGAAGAGAATTCATTTCCGGGCATGTTGGGTAATGTTATCGCAGGGCGTATTGCTAACCGCTTTAATCTTGGCGGTACTAACTGTGTCGTTGATGCGGCCTGTGCTGGTTCATTAGCTGCGATAAAAATGGCTGTTTCAGACCTATTGGAGCATCGCTCGGAAATGATGATTTCTGGCGGTATCTGCTGTGATAACTCGCCATTTATGTATATGTCTTTCTCAAAAACGCCAGCCTTTACCGATGGCGATGATATTCGTCCCTTCGATGAAAAATCCAATGGCATGATGATTGGTGAAGGGGTTGGCATGGTCGCGTTGAAACGTTTAGCGGATGCTGAGCGCGACGGTGATAAAATTTATGCTGTCATTAAAGGCATTGGTAGCTCCTCCGATGGACGTTTTAAATCTATCTATGCACCACGACCAGAAGGGCAGTTGAAAGCATTAAAACGTGCCTACGCCGATGCTGGTTTTGATGCCAAAACCTGTGGCTTAATTGAGGCGCATGGAACGGGCACTAAAGCAGGTGATGCCGCCGAATTTAGCGGATTAAATCTGCTCTTTAGTGAGAATAATGAGCACAAACAGCACATCGCGTTAGGATCAGTAAAGTCACAGGTTGGTCACACTAAGGCAGCGGCAGGTACTGCTGGTTTAATTAAAGCCGCACTCGCGCTTCACCATAAAGTGTTGCCCGCGACCATTAATGTTGATAAACCCAATCAAAACCTTAATATCGAAAATACGCCACTATATATCAATAATGAGACGCGCCCATGGATGCCTCGCGTTGACGGTGTTAAACGTCGTGCTGGTATTAGTTCGTTTGGCTTTGGCGGCACGAATTTCCATTTTGTATTAGAAGAGTACCGTGCAACACAAACAGAACCATACCGTTTAAATGTGGTGCCTGAAACGATATTAGTGAGTGCGCAAAGTAGAGCTGCATTGATTAGTAAATTAACGCAATGGGCTAAAAAACTCGATACAGATCAAGATGCTGCACAATTTGTGTTTAATGCCTTAGTAGAGGAAAATCCTTGCACAACACCTGCGCAAGAATTAGCTCGTTGTGGTTTTGCTGCAAAAAATAGTCAGCAAGCTAAAGCCGCGATTGAACAAATAGTAAAACGTTTTGCCACGGATAATAGCCAAGCGTGGAGTTTGCCAACGGGAATTTACTACCGTGAATCGGCTCTTGAAAGTGCAGGCAAAGTGGTCTCTCTTTTCTCTGGTCAAGGGTCGCAGTACCTAAATATGGGGCGTGAATTAGTTTGTAATTTTCCCCCTATGTTAGCGACCATGGCCGAGATGGATAAAGCATTTAGCCAAGCAGGCAGGGAAGAGCTTTCCCATTGTTTGTATCCTATTCCTGTGTTTAGTGAGCAACAACGTCAGGAGCAACAGCGCCTGTTACAACAAACGCAGTTTGCTCAACCTGCCATTGGCGCATTCAGTATGGGGCTTTATAAAACCATGCAACAAGCGGGTTTTAAAAGTGATTTTGCAGCAGGACACAGTTTCGGTGAATTAACGGCACTGTGGGCGGCGGGTGTCGTCAGTGATGCTGATTATATGCGTTTGGCACGCAGTCGAGGTGAAGCGATGGCTGCGCCGCTCGATAATGATTTTGATGCAGGCACCATGATCGCGGTCGTGGGAGATCCGGATCTCATTGCCGATGCGATAAAGGCATTTGCCGATATTACCATTGCTAATTACAACGCCAATAATCAAGTTGTCGTAGCGGGCGCAACGGCGCAGATCGCCAGCGCAACAAGCGCACTACAGGCACAAGGCTTTAAAGTGGTGGCACTCCCTGTTTCTGGTGCTTTTCATACGCAGTTAGTTAACCATGCCCAACAACCCTTTGCCGAAGTCATCGATAGCGTTGAGTTTCATTCTCCTGTCATTCCCGTATTTAGTAATGGCACTGCGCAGCTGCACGAAAACGATGGCGATGCAATTAAACAGAGTCTAAAAAATCATATACTACAATCAGTGCGATTTAAGGAAGAGATAGATAATATTTACAGCGCGGGTGGACGTATTTTTGTCGAGTTTGGGCCTAAAAATGTGTTGAGCCGATTAGTCGATAATATTCTTGCCGATAAAGATGATGTGACAACCATCGCGATTAATAGTAACCCTAAACAATCTGCCGATTTGCAATTACGTTTAGCGGCATTGCAAATGGCTGTATTAGGGCTGCCACTGACCACGATTGACCCATATAATGCAGTTGCTCGCCCAACTGTTGCCCCTAAAAAATCACCATTAGCGATGAAATTAAGTGGTGCGGCTTATGTTAGCCCGAAAGCGAAACAAGCATTCAGCGATGCCTTAAATGATGGCTGGCAAATCACTTCTGCAGCGCAACAGGAAAAGGTTGTCGTTAAGGAAGTTATTGTAGAAAAAGTCGTTGAAAAAATTGTTTATGTCAATGCAGATGGTACACCCTTTGAAACCTCGGAGACGACTCATGCTAATAACAGTGAGTTAGTTAAATCGGTTGAGCAAAGTGTGGCTGCGCTGATCCATCAACAGAGCCAATTATTAGACGTACATCAAGAGTTTATGCAAGGTCCACAGGAGTATGCAAAAACCTATCAAGATCTTTTATTGATCCAAAGTGGAACGCAAGCACTCCCCGAGAGTTTAGATAAAACGCTCTCTATGTATCATCAATATCAGTCTGAAACGCTACGTGTGCATGAAAGTTACTTAAATAGTCAGACAGAGAACATGCAGAAGGTGTTGGCGGAATTACCAAGCGTCACTGCGAGTGATAACATCGGCGTAGCCCACACGGTTAATTCAACTAGCGCGAAAGTACATTCTGTCGAACCAGTTGTTAATAATAGTGCTACGCTCTCAATTGCAGAGCAATTGGCGAAAACCCATAGCACCATAATCAATGTCACGCCGACCGTTACACCTGTCGTTGCCGAGCCAGTGGCTCCAGTCATTGATACAAAAGCGATAGAAAATGTGATGCTCGCCGTGGTCGCCGATAAAACCGGTTATCCCGTAGAAATGTTAGAGCTAAGTATGGATATGGAAGCGGACTTAGGCATCGATTCCATCAAACGTGTAGAAATATTAGGGGCAGTACAGGATGAAATAACGGATCTCCCTGAGCTTAATCCCGAAGCGTTAGCGGAGCTGCGCACACTGGCTGAAATTGTTGACTACATGAACGAATGTGCAGGCACTGTTGCTGTGAATGCAACGGTAGCAGCACCACAAACAGCAGCATCAATTGATAGCGATAAAATCCAATCTGTCATGCTTGCCGTGGTCGCCGATAAAACGGGTTATCCCGTAGAGATGTTAGAATTAAGTATGGATATGGAAGCGGATTTAGGCATCGATTCCATTAAGCGCGTGGAAATATTAGGCGCAGTGCAGGATGAAATAGCGGATCTCCCTGAGCTCAATGCAGAAGCCTTAGCGGAGCTGCGCACACTGGCTGAAATTGTTGATTACATGAACCAATGTGCAGGCACTATTGCTGTGAATGCAACGGTAGCAGCACCACAAACAGCGACAGCAATTGATAGCGATAAAATCCAATCTGTCATGCTCGCCGTGGTTGCCGATAAAACCGGATATCCCGTAGAAATGCTTGAACTAAGTATGGATATGGAAGCGGACTTAGGCATCGATTCCATCAAACGTGTAGAAATATTAGGTGCAGTACAGGATGAAATAACGGATCTCCCTGAGCTCAATGCAGAAGCGTTAGCAGAGCTGCGCACACTGGCTGAAATTGTTGCCTACATGAACCAATGTGCAGGCAGCGTTGCTGTGAATGCAACGGTAGCTGCACCACAAACAGCGGCATCAATTGATAGCGATAAAATCCAATCTGTCATGCTTTCTGTGGTCGCCGATAAAACGGGGTATCCCGTAGAGATGTTAGAGCTAAGTATGGATATGGAAGCGGATTTAGGCATCGATTCCATCAAACGTGTAGAAATATTAGGCGCAGTGCAGGATGAAATAACGGATCTCCCTGAGCTCAATGCAGAAGCGTTAGCAGAGCTGCGCACACTGGCTGAAATTGTTGCCTACATGAACCAATGTGCAGGCAGCGTTGCTGTGAATGCAACGGTAGCTGCACCACAAACAGCGGCATCAATTGATAGCGATAAAATCCAATCTGTCATGCTTTCTGTGGTCGCCGATAAAACGGGGTATCCCGTAGAGATGTTAGAGCTAAGTATGGATATGGAAGCGGATTTAGGCATCGATTCCATCAAACGTGTAGAAATATTGGGCGCAGTGCAGGATGAAATAACGGATCTCCCTGAGCTCAATGCAGAAGCGTTAGCCGAACAGCGCACGCTGGCTGATATCGTTGCTTACATGGCAGCTGTAAGTGGTGCAGGTGATACGCCCAAACAACCATTGCTAGCAAAGATTGATGAGCAGCTTGATCGCCGTGTAAATGATTTTCAGCCAGCGCCGAGTGCGATTGTTACCGTTAAACACCTTGCTCCCGTGAATAAAATAGAGAGCAATGTCAACGGAGAAAACCTGTTATTGGTGGATGATGGCGAAGGTTGTACCGTGCGTTTAGCGGAGCAATTAACGCAACTTGGTTGGGCGGTAACGCTCTTACAACCTGCGTGGGTTAAAGCGACAAGTACAAAATCCTTCGTCGATAAGGTCATTGTTATGCCCTTGGAAGAGTTAAGTGAGCAAGAGGTCAGTGCCATTTTAGCAACCCAAACGAGTTGGACGAGTGTTATCTATCTGCACCCTAAGCAAGCAATTGCAGGGCTTGAGTATCCAGAAAAGAGTAAACAGGGATTACAACTTGCTTTCTTATTAGCAAAATTATCAGGATTAGCGCAAAACAATCATAATGATACCCGGTCTTCATTTGTCGTTTTAACGCGTCAGGGCGGTGCTTTCGGCGTTGATGAAAATGAATTAGATGCCGACCTTGTGCAAAGTGGATTAACAGGTTTAGTCAAAACCCTTAACCATGAATGGCCAAGGGTATTTTGTCGTGCCATTGATATCGCAACGAAGTTTAGTGGCGATAAAGTTGCCAAACTGATTATTGAAGAACTTAATGATAGTGATTGCAGCCATGTTGAGGTCGGATTCAACCATAATGGCCGTTTAACCTTAGTGGCAGAGTCGACTGACAGTTATGCATTAAACTCAGGTAATAGTATTGATCAAAATTCACTTTTTTTAGTCAGTGGTGGAGCGAAGGGGGTGACCGCACACTGTGTTATTCGCCTTGCGCAAAAGTATCGAGCAAAATTTATCCTCCTAGGACGTTCGCACTATCAGAGTGAAGAGCCTACTTGGGCTAACGACGTTTTGGATGAGGTCGAACTGAAAAAAGCGGCGATGCAAGCTATTATTGCCACGGGTGAAAAAGCAACACCGAACAGTGTGGCAGCGCTGGTAAAACCTATTCTTGCCAACCGCGAAATAAAACAGACCTTACAGGCGATTGACGATGCAGGCGGCTTGGCGGAGTATGTTAGTGCCGATGTCACAGATGCGCACAGCGTAATGGATGCCGTTTCACCTATTACCGATCTTTGGGGGGATATTAGCGGTATTATTCACGGTGCTGGCGTGTTAGCGGATAAATTGATTGAGCAAAAAACCTTGGCGGATTTTGATGCGGTATACCGTACAAAAATAGATGGGTTACTTTCGTTACTCGCTTGCTGTGATGAGGATAAACTACAACACTTGGTTTTATTCTCCTCGGCGGCTGGTTTTTACGGTAATCCCGGACAGTCCGATTATGCCATTGCCAACGATATTCTTAATAAAACCGCTTACCGTTTTAAAGCCTTACATCCAACGGCGCAGGTGTTAAGTTTTAATTGGGGCCCTTGGGATGGCGGAATGGTTACGGCTGAACTAAAACGCATGTTTAATGATCGCGGTGTTATATATTCCACTGGATGCCGGGGCTGA
- a CDS encoding helix-turn-helix domain-containing protein has product MSKQHKNATTTPEMRAFIHQSDLPTAVLARLLKISEATVRKWRKRSDNHDASHIPKQLHTTLSAAQEFAVVHLRTRLKLSLDELLSVCKHFINEDTSRAGLQRCLKRHGVSKLADMDPLPTDELSDDFVVVDIAENESNTVITAPISPQAMSDVLNQVRNKSAAKPLLTQQTSELAEYALHAKSTPLSNLDVVQVNVTVLPTFSSNEPQYRLLVANDPEGKWVYVDLYSDGEKNAARRYMKHVLHKAPFHIRRVLVANYTEFISRFSLLDKE; this is encoded by the coding sequence ATGTCTAAACAGCATAAAAACGCCACTACAACACCTGAAATGCGAGCTTTTATACATCAATCCGATCTTCCTACGGCGGTTTTAGCGCGCCTATTGAAAATATCAGAAGCGACCGTGCGTAAATGGCGTAAACGTAGCGATAATCATGATGCCTCACACATTCCCAAACAGTTACACACCACATTAAGTGCGGCGCAGGAGTTCGCGGTTGTCCATTTGCGTACCCGTTTAAAACTGTCGTTGGATGAGTTATTAAGTGTATGTAAGCACTTTATTAATGAAGATACCTCTCGTGCAGGATTGCAACGTTGTTTAAAGCGGCATGGTGTATCAAAGCTTGCGGATATGGATCCCTTACCGACAGATGAGCTGAGTGATGATTTCGTGGTGGTTGATATCGCAGAGAATGAATCGAACACGGTGATCACTGCGCCCATTTCCCCACAGGCGATGTCTGATGTGCTAAATCAGGTGCGTAATAAAAGTGCGGCAAAGCCCTTATTAACACAGCAAACCAGTGAGTTGGCTGAATATGCATTGCATGCGAAATCAACGCCCTTAAGCAATTTAGATGTGGTACAGGTTAATGTGACTGTTTTACCAACGTTTTCCAGCAACGAGCCGCAATATCGATTGTTAGTTGCCAATGATCCCGAAGGAAAGTGGGTTTATGTCGATCTCTATAGTGACGGTGAGAAAAATGCTGCGAGACGCTATATGAAGCACGTTTTACATAAGGCACCTTTTCATATTCGCCGCGTATTAGTGGCTAACTATACGGAGTTTATCAGCCGTTTTAGTTTGCTCGATAAAGAATAA
- a CDS encoding Txe/YoeB family addiction module toxin, with protein MKLTFSTKAWEQYIYWQTTDKKIVKRINLLIKDIQRTPHEGIGKPEPLKHGLSGYWSRRINDEHRIVYKHQDNTILIAQLRYHYGT; from the coding sequence ATGAAGCTAACATTTTCAACTAAAGCTTGGGAACAATACATTTATTGGCAAACCACCGATAAGAAAATAGTAAAACGTATTAACTTACTTATTAAAGATATTCAAAGAACTCCCCACGAAGGTATTGGTAAACCTGAGCCTTTAAAGCATGGATTATCTGGGTATTGGTCTCGCCGAATAAACGATGAACATCGCATCGTTTATAAGCATCAAGATAACACCATTCTAATTGCACAGCTCCGATATCATTACGGCACATAA
- a CDS encoding type II toxin-antitoxin system prevent-host-death family antitoxin, producing MDAISYTAARANLANTMAQVCNDHAPIIITRKSEDPVVMISLEDYNAMQETTYLLRSPANARNLLESIAELEAGNGTERELIE from the coding sequence ATGGATGCAATAAGTTATACAGCCGCTAGAGCAAATTTAGCCAATACAATGGCGCAGGTCTGTAATGATCACGCACCAATTATTATTACCCGTAAAAGTGAAGATCCTGTTGTTATGATCTCATTAGAAGACTATAACGCAATGCAAGAAACAACGTATTTACTTAGATCCCCTGCAAACGCTAGAAACCTTTTAGAGTCTATTGCCGAACTTGAGGCTGGCAATGGAACTGAAAGGGAGCTAATAGAATGA
- a CDS encoding ATP-dependent endonuclease — translation MKIQIKKFKKINDVSVDLEPLNIFIGTNNSGKSSFIQGIQFAVSSCQTLKLKKGNWIKDKTKTLSLDSSEYLYTPTNDIAYLYHGKPLAGARRREDRRWIEFIFNNGVTSTVQISRGKNGGFTTMLTGKKLGDLLSEIEKPYCVYVPGIAGIPILEKYEVPIAVKKSATRGDSNNYLRNILYTISNDSQKWESFKDSVNSIYEKIDIKVEFDEHASEFINVYVISDSVKLPLDSVGTGLLQIVQIFAYIEYFDPKIILLDEPDSHIHPTKQKLLSNELVKRTSENPELKVVFSTHSRYILESLEDKANVVHFQNGNAISGVKGSNILLDIGAADADYLFSKKELKYIIVTEDKVDNVSEKKHFLKKFLIANGLSESEFVLHSYEGCTKVDFAKILQGFVRKQIPGVKVIVHIDRDQKLDTDREVLKLAEDCAKRELLFFMTKYQEVENYFCVPSHLNQIYGVSIEDANAKYSLFIEELKEEAIRKLSNFILRERQELSLNKSNKTDIATVSNLAKEWYEAYSEEFTPGKELLGKTKQYIQNELKKNPNDILNVSDSLRCEKFLSLVTEEST, via the coding sequence ATGAAAATACAAATCAAGAAGTTTAAAAAAATTAATGATGTTTCTGTCGATTTGGAACCGTTAAATATATTTATCGGGACTAATAATTCGGGAAAAAGTAGCTTTATTCAAGGGATTCAATTTGCTGTTTCTAGTTGCCAAACCTTGAAACTTAAAAAAGGTAATTGGATCAAGGATAAAACTAAGACACTATCATTAGACTCTAGCGAATATTTGTATACACCTACAAATGACATCGCATATTTGTATCACGGTAAACCTCTAGCTGGTGCTAGAAGAAGAGAAGATAGACGTTGGATTGAGTTTATTTTCAATAATGGTGTTACTTCTACTGTACAGATATCCCGAGGAAAAAATGGTGGTTTTACCACAATGTTAACGGGGAAGAAGCTTGGTGACTTGTTAAGCGAAATTGAAAAGCCATATTGTGTTTATGTTCCTGGTATTGCAGGCATTCCAATTCTAGAAAAATATGAAGTTCCAATAGCAGTTAAAAAATCAGCTACACGTGGAGACAGCAATAACTATCTACGAAATATTTTATACACAATTAGCAACGACTCTCAAAAGTGGGAATCGTTTAAGGACTCTGTAAATTCAATTTATGAAAAAATAGATATAAAAGTTGAATTTGATGAACATGCTTCTGAATTTATAAATGTTTATGTAATCAGTGACAGTGTCAAGTTGCCTCTTGATTCGGTAGGAACAGGTTTACTCCAAATTGTACAAATATTTGCATATATAGAATATTTCGATCCTAAGATTATTTTGTTAGATGAGCCTGATTCTCATATCCACCCAACTAAGCAAAAACTACTTTCAAACGAATTGGTTAAACGAACGAGTGAAAACCCTGAATTAAAAGTGGTATTTTCTACTCACTCTAGATATATACTCGAATCATTGGAAGACAAAGCAAATGTAGTTCATTTTCAAAATGGGAATGCAATATCAGGAGTCAAAGGGAGTAATATACTATTAGATATTGGGGCTGCAGACGCAGACTACTTGTTCTCTAAGAAAGAACTTAAATACATTATTGTAACCGAAGATAAAGTTGATAACGTTTCAGAAAAGAAACACTTTCTTAAAAAATTCTTAATCGCTAATGGATTAAGCGAAAGTGAGTTTGTATTACATTCATATGAAGGCTGTACAAAGGTCGATTTTGCAAAAATATTGCAAGGATTCGTAAGGAAACAAATTCCTGGTGTTAAAGTCATTGTTCATATAGATAGAGATCAAAAACTTGATACAGATCGTGAGGTACTTAAACTTGCTGAGGACTGTGCTAAAAGAGAGTTGCTGTTCTTCATGACCAAATATCAAGAAGTTGAAAATTATTTCTGTGTTCCGTCTCATTTGAATCAAATTTATGGTGTGTCAATTGAGGACGCGAATGCCAAGTATTCACTCTTTATCGAGGAACTTAAAGAAGAGGCGATTCGAAAATTATCTAACTTTATACTTAGAGAGCGTCAGGAGTTAAGCCTAAATAAATCTAATAAGACTGATATTGCAACAGTAAGTAATCTCGCGAAAGAATGGTATGAAGCTTACAGTGAAGAGTTTACTCCTGGAAAAGAGTTACTTGGAAAAACAAAACAATATATTCAAAATGAATTGAAGAAGAATCCAAATGACATTTTAAATGTATCTGATTCACTTCGATGTGAAAAATTCCTTAGTTTAGTTACAGAGGAAAGCACATAA
- a CDS encoding linear amide C-N hydrolase, with protein sequence MFFLTEVGACTRIFWNTNPDLMIVGRNEDYVTASHPTFVATPRGIKRWGTADPTKKSKSINWTVKYGNVASYANNRFPNDGMNEVGLTARTLFYVDANESIAPNTLKKELDEDHWVSFTLDNFATVVEAVDAIKNKVHIVSVVGKKGSGFSYATPKHLAIADATGDSAIIEIQNGVVTVFHGKEYRILTNPPSYQKELENAAKYKDATQEQLPVSWSANDRFVRSDFFLRHLPKPRDNDAATGYGFMYSALSTSIMPAGLPAPAEDREVVKQLVATLKDPQETYGGAATYFQTISDLTNLHYRFKSLIAPSDVFFDFAGYNFAKGQPVRVIKRIDNYAQQGWSGDVVPHLKDIKGDIYDQSIE encoded by the coding sequence ATTTTTTTCTTAACTGAAGTCGGAGCTTGCACGCGCATATTCTGGAATACCAATCCAGATTTAATGATAGTAGGCCGTAATGAAGATTATGTCACCGCTTCACATCCGACATTCGTGGCTACACCGCGCGGCATAAAACGGTGGGGGACGGCTGATCCCACTAAAAAAAGCAAATCAATCAATTGGACGGTTAAATATGGAAATGTTGCCTCATATGCAAATAACCGCTTTCCAAATGATGGGATGAATGAAGTGGGACTGACTGCTCGCACACTCTTTTATGTTGATGCCAATGAATCTATTGCGCCAAATACATTGAAGAAAGAGTTAGATGAGGATCATTGGGTCAGTTTCACACTGGATAACTTTGCTACGGTTGTTGAAGCTGTTGATGCCATCAAAAATAAGGTTCATATTGTATCGGTAGTCGGAAAAAAGGGATCTGGTTTTAGTTATGCGACACCAAAGCACCTTGCTATCGCAGATGCAACAGGAGACTCGGCAATTATTGAGATTCAAAATGGTGTTGTTACGGTGTTTCATGGTAAGGAATATCGTATTTTGACTAACCCGCCATCCTACCAAAAGGAGCTGGAAAACGCTGCTAAGTATAAGGATGCGACTCAGGAGCAGTTGCCAGTAAGCTGGTCTGCTAACGATCGCTTTGTACGTTCAGACTTTTTCCTGCGTCACCTACCTAAACCTAGGGATAATGATGCCGCAACAGGCTATGGCTTTATGTATTCAGCACTCAGTACCTCAATAATGCCTGCTGGTTTGCCTGCTCCAGCTGAAGATAGGGAAGTGGTTAAGCAATTAGTGGCGACACTTAAAGATCCTCAAGAGACTTACGGTGGGGCGGCTACTTATTTCCAAACGATCTCTGACTTAACCAACTTACACTACCGATTTAAGTCTTTGATTGCCCCTTCTGACGTATTTTTTGATTTCGCAGGATATAACTTTGCCAAGGGACAACCGGTGCGTGTTATTAAGCGCATAGATAATTATGCCCAACAAGGCTGGAGTGGTGATGTGGTCCCACACCTAAAAGATATTAAAGGTGATATATACGACCAATCGATTGAGTAA